In one Chryseobacterium camelliae genomic region, the following are encoded:
- a CDS encoding putative quinol monooxygenase — protein MKIYLTAVIKAKEEHRNEVLEVLQNMVKETVKEEANELYTLHQGIEDKNQFIFYEIWKSEEGLAQHNQQPYIQAFGTLVDEKLQEKTQIYLTEII, from the coding sequence ATGAAAATTTATCTTACAGCTGTCATCAAAGCAAAAGAAGAACACAGAAACGAAGTATTGGAGGTTCTTCAGAACATGGTAAAAGAAACCGTAAAAGAGGAAGCCAACGAATTGTATACGCTTCATCAGGGAATTGAAGACAAAAACCAGTTTATCTTCTACGAAATCTGGAAAAGTGAGGAAGGGTTGGCTCAACATAACCAGCAACCCTACATTCAGGCTTTTGGAACTCTTGTTGATGAAAAACTACAGGAAAAAACTCAGATTTATTTAACAGAAATTATCTAA
- a CDS encoding OsmC family protein: MKHHHYKTTIEWTGNKGPGTSNYRDYERSHTISVENKPVIKGSSDPAFRGDNTKHNPEEMLLSSLSSCHMLWYLHFCSEAGIIVTDYIDHATGTMEETSNGRGHFTAVVLNPLVTITDETQIEKAIKLHEKANKFCFIANSVNFPVKHTPKIVIKI, encoded by the coding sequence ATGAAACACCATCACTATAAAACCACCATCGAATGGACCGGAAATAAGGGTCCAGGAACGAGCAATTACCGTGATTATGAAAGAAGCCATACCATTTCTGTAGAAAACAAACCTGTGATTAAAGGCTCTTCCGATCCCGCATTTCGTGGTGATAACACCAAACACAATCCTGAAGAAATGCTTTTATCCTCCCTGTCTTCATGTCATATGCTTTGGTACCTTCACTTTTGTTCCGAGGCGGGAATCATCGTTACAGATTACATTGATCATGCAACCGGAACGATGGAAGAAACATCAAACGGAAGGGGTCATTTTACTGCAGTTGTATTAAACCCTCTCGTTACTATTACAGACGAAACTCAGATTGAAAAGGCGATAAAACTTCATGAAAAAGCCAACAAATTCTGCTTCATTGCCAACTCCGTTAATTTCCCTGTGAAACATACTCCTAAGATTGTAATTAAGATATAG
- a CDS encoding NAD(P)H-dependent oxidoreductase — MKKVLIINGGQNFGHSGGKYNQTIAENTLKVLKNFENVEVKITNVSENYDKHEEVEKFVWADYIIYHTPIWWFQLPNGLKKYIDEVFTAGHAKGIYMSDGRTAENPKINYGTGGMLKGRKYMLTTSWNAPETAFTLPGEFFNETSVDNGPLFGFHRMNAFVSLEKMESFHFHDVEKNANIERDMKLYREHLTSIFEKELKPQFA, encoded by the coding sequence ATGAAAAAAGTATTAATCATCAACGGCGGACAAAACTTCGGACATTCCGGAGGAAAATATAATCAGACCATTGCAGAAAACACATTGAAAGTTCTGAAAAACTTTGAAAATGTAGAAGTAAAAATAACGAATGTAAGTGAGAATTATGACAAGCATGAAGAAGTGGAAAAATTCGTTTGGGCAGATTACATTATTTATCATACTCCGATATGGTGGTTTCAGCTACCCAACGGTTTGAAAAAATATATTGATGAAGTTTTCACAGCCGGTCATGCAAAAGGAATTTATATGAGCGATGGCAGAACCGCCGAAAACCCGAAAATTAACTATGGAACGGGAGGAATGCTGAAAGGAAGAAAATATATGCTGACCACAAGCTGGAATGCTCCGGAAACAGCTTTTACGCTTCCGGGAGAGTTCTTCAACGAGACCAGTGTAGATAATGGACCATTATTTGGATTCCACAGAATGAACGCTTTTGTTTCATTGGAAAAAATGGAAAGTTTTCATTTCCATGATGTAGAGAAAAATGCGAACATCGAACGTGATATGAAACTGTACAGGGAGCATCTTACTAGTATTTTTGAAAAAGAATTAAAACCTCAGTTTGCCTGA
- a CDS encoding GNAT family N-acetyltransferase, translating into MSHHIRIAISEDYPRIMEIWESAVKATHDFLVEEDFDYFKEIIPRDYLPNLEVYLITVNEEPQGFASVAEGNLEMLFIHNDARGKGLGKKLYQFMKEKTGLTKVDVNEQNPQAIGFYEKMGFKTIGRSEKDGSGKEYPIIHMSL; encoded by the coding sequence ATGTCACATCATATCAGAATTGCAATATCAGAAGATTATCCAAGAATCATGGAAATCTGGGAATCTGCTGTGAAAGCAACTCATGATTTTCTTGTTGAAGAAGATTTTGATTATTTTAAAGAAATCATTCCCAGAGATTATTTACCTAATCTTGAAGTGTATCTAATTACTGTAAATGAAGAACCGCAAGGTTTTGCTTCCGTTGCAGAAGGAAACCTGGAAATGCTTTTCATTCATAATGATGCCCGTGGAAAAGGTTTGGGCAAAAAATTATATCAATTTATGAAAGAGAAGACCGGCTTGACAAAAGTGGATGTGAATGAACAAAATCCACAAGCCATCGGTTTTTATGAAAAGATGGGATTCAAAACAATCGGAAGATCTGAAAAAGATGGCTCAGGAAAAGAGTATCCGATCATTCATATGAGTTTGTAA
- a CDS encoding aldo/keto reductase gives MEQKIYAGQPVITLNNGVDIPALGFGVWQMEDLKECEKAVIKAIETGYRMIDTASIYLNETAVGNAIKNSGINRDELFVTSKLWVQDIAYDKTKSAFQRTLDRLQLDYLDMYLIHWPYGDFTGAWKAMEDLYHEGKIKAIGVCNFPVEKMEELKASSTVLPVVNQIELHPIFQQKVLQKYDRENNIVTQPWSPLGNGNAELLNHSELKAIAKKYSKTIAQVILRWHLQEGFCVIPKSVTPSRIEENFNVFDFELTENEMNIIRSLDTGKRLFFDPKDPSWEKKMLNAVADI, from the coding sequence ATGGAACAAAAAATATATGCAGGACAGCCTGTGATTACGTTAAATAATGGAGTGGATATTCCGGCTTTGGGATTTGGAGTCTGGCAGATGGAAGATTTGAAAGAATGTGAAAAAGCGGTGATCAAAGCCATTGAAACCGGTTACAGAATGATTGATACGGCTTCCATTTATCTCAATGAAACTGCTGTTGGAAACGCCATTAAAAACAGTGGCATAAACAGAGATGAGCTGTTTGTTACTTCAAAGCTTTGGGTTCAGGATATTGCCTATGATAAGACAAAAAGTGCTTTTCAGAGAACATTGGACAGATTGCAGCTGGATTATCTGGATATGTACCTTATTCATTGGCCTTACGGAGATTTTACCGGGGCATGGAAAGCAATGGAAGACCTGTACCATGAAGGAAAAATCAAAGCGATCGGAGTCTGTAATTTTCCTGTTGAAAAAATGGAGGAATTAAAAGCCAGTTCAACGGTTCTTCCTGTCGTTAATCAGATTGAACTGCATCCTATTTTCCAGCAAAAAGTGCTTCAGAAATATGACAGAGAAAACAATATTGTTACACAACCCTGGAGTCCGCTTGGAAACGGAAATGCCGAATTGTTAAATCATTCGGAACTGAAAGCTATTGCTAAAAAATATAGTAAAACAATTGCTCAAGTGATTCTGAGATGGCATCTGCAGGAAGGTTTCTGCGTGATTCCGAAATCTGTAACTCCTTCCAGAATTGAAGAAAATTTTAACGTTTTTGATTTTGAACTGACGGAAAATGAAATGAATATTATCCGTTCTTTAGATACAGGAAAAAGATTGTTTTTTGACCCGAAAGATCCGTCTTGGGAAAAGAAGATGCTGAATGCCGTGGCTGATATTTAA
- a CDS encoding NAD(P)H-dependent flavin oxidoreductase produces MFWPGKISKKLNIEYPVIQAPMFGASTPEMAAAASKASCLGSLAIADLSGEVSIQLMRETKRLTDKPFAVNIFVHKIAEITDALKDQYTKTKRFIEDLAGRNNIEIDLPELTDIKVNTYHEQIDAVIEEKCRILSFTFGNIDDESIQKLKENRIILIGTCTSVGEALELEKSGIDLICVQGIEAGGHRGSFEADDIPQIGGLSLFSEVYDSVNVPLIYAGGIYNAKTIRAAKELGAEGFQVGSMLLASRESALQNFEKERLKHIHEKDIMLTKSFSGRYARGVKNKFIEALENSEYILPYPYQNKLTGILRKAARSAKNTEFVNLWVGQSIHQYSESSAEDILKNLIRSCK; encoded by the coding sequence ATGTTTTGGCCGGGAAAAATTAGTAAAAAACTCAATATAGAATATCCTGTTATCCAGGCGCCGATGTTTGGAGCCAGTACACCGGAAATGGCGGCTGCCGCCAGTAAGGCATCGTGTTTAGGATCTTTAGCCATTGCAGATCTTTCCGGAGAGGTGTCTATTCAATTGATGAGAGAGACGAAAAGATTAACTGATAAGCCTTTTGCTGTAAATATTTTTGTTCACAAGATTGCTGAAATTACTGATGCTCTTAAAGATCAATATACTAAGACCAAAAGATTTATTGAAGATCTTGCCGGAAGAAATAATATTGAAATAGATCTCCCTGAATTGACTGATATTAAAGTTAATACCTATCATGAGCAAATTGATGCTGTAATTGAAGAAAAATGCAGAATATTAAGTTTTACTTTCGGAAATATTGATGATGAAAGTATTCAGAAATTAAAGGAAAATAGAATCATCTTAATAGGAACCTGTACTTCCGTGGGAGAAGCTTTAGAATTGGAAAAGTCAGGAATTGATCTTATTTGTGTTCAGGGAATTGAAGCAGGCGGTCACAGAGGCAGTTTTGAAGCTGATGATATTCCGCAGATTGGTGGTCTTTCTTTGTTTTCGGAGGTATATGATTCGGTAAATGTTCCTTTAATTTATGCGGGCGGAATTTATAATGCAAAAACAATAAGGGCTGCCAAAGAGTTGGGAGCGGAAGGTTTTCAGGTGGGAAGTATGTTGCTGGCTTCCCGGGAAAGTGCTTTACAGAATTTCGAAAAGGAAAGACTGAAACACATTCATGAGAAAGATATTATGTTAACGAAAAGTTTTTCGGGACGTTATGCAAGAGGGGTTAAAAATAAATTTATTGAGGCTCTTGAAAACTCGGAATATATATTGCCGTATCCTTATCAGAATAAGCTGACGGGAATTTTGCGAAAAGCAGCAAGAAGTGCTAAAAATACCGAATTTGTGAATCTTTGGGTAGGACAATCGATCCATCAGTATAGTGAAAGTTCTGCTGAAGACATATTGAAAAACCTCATTCGTAGTTGTAAGTAA
- a CDS encoding type 1 glutamine amidotransferase domain-containing protein, whose product MKKLALLILSIFTIGFIQAQTKKSKNMKKKILFVVTSHDKKGSTGEETGYYLGEVAHPWEVLHKAGYEIDFVSPKGGTPPVDGFDLKDPVNKEFWENKEYKNKIDHSLKPSQVNPNEYSTIFYAGGHGAMWDFADNTELSSIASKIYENGGIVAGVCHGPAGLVNIKLNSGKYLVDGKKINAFTNEEESEVQLTNVVPFLLEDKLKERGAKFEKSGLWQNHVVNDQRVITGQNPQSAKSVGEAILKELNK is encoded by the coding sequence ATGAAAAAATTAGCTTTACTCATCCTCTCAATTTTCACGATAGGATTCATTCAGGCACAAACCAAAAAATCTAAAAATATGAAAAAGAAAATTTTATTTGTCGTTACCAGCCATGACAAAAAAGGCAGCACAGGAGAAGAAACAGGCTATTACCTTGGAGAAGTTGCTCATCCCTGGGAAGTTCTTCACAAAGCAGGTTACGAAATCGATTTTGTAAGCCCGAAAGGTGGAACTCCTCCTGTTGACGGGTTTGATTTGAAAGATCCTGTCAACAAAGAATTCTGGGAAAACAAAGAATATAAAAATAAAATAGACCATTCGTTAAAGCCGTCTCAGGTAAATCCAAATGAGTATTCCACCATATTTTATGCAGGAGGTCACGGTGCAATGTGGGATTTTGCAGACAATACAGAACTCTCTAGCATTGCTTCAAAAATCTATGAAAACGGGGGAATTGTAGCCGGAGTTTGCCACGGACCTGCAGGTTTGGTCAATATCAAGCTGAACAGCGGTAAATATTTGGTTGACGGTAAAAAAATCAACGCTTTTACCAACGAAGAAGAATCTGAGGTACAATTAACGAATGTGGTTCCTTTCCTTTTAGAAGATAAATTAAAAGAAAGAGGAGCAAAATTTGAAAAATCAGGACTTTGGCAGAATCATGTCGTAAATGACCAAAGGGTGATTACAGGACAGAATCCCCAATCTGCAAAAAGTGTAGGAGAAGCTATTTTAAAAGAATTAAACAAATAA
- a CDS encoding NUDIX hydrolase encodes MSFGKDLLRKIKSVDLPGEHAHGVFSPPYRPVFNYEEVLAKNPKFAAVNIVLYLKNNEWYFPLIQRTINEHDRHSGQISLPGGKREEMDQDFSETAVRETSEEIGIEKNYVRIIREMSPIYIPPSNFYVYPYISYTKKNPDFILQQTEAVEVIEFPIVSFLNLPDQPEIMALPSAGGHEVPVINFNGYIIWGATAMILSEFSQLLKKM; translated from the coding sequence ATGAGTTTTGGAAAAGATTTATTACGAAAAATAAAAAGTGTAGACTTACCGGGAGAACATGCTCACGGAGTTTTTTCACCGCCATACCGCCCCGTTTTCAATTATGAAGAAGTTTTAGCCAAAAATCCAAAGTTTGCTGCGGTAAACATTGTTTTATATCTAAAAAATAATGAATGGTACTTCCCGCTCATTCAAAGAACAATTAATGAACATGACCGGCACAGCGGACAAATTTCTTTGCCGGGAGGAAAACGTGAAGAAATGGATCAGGATTTTTCTGAAACCGCAGTAAGAGAAACCTCGGAAGAAATAGGGATTGAAAAAAACTATGTGAGAATCATCCGCGAAATGTCTCCTATTTACATTCCGCCAAGTAATTTTTACGTGTATCCTTATATTTCCTATACCAAGAAAAATCCGGATTTTATCTTACAGCAAACTGAAGCAGTGGAAGTCATTGAATTTCCTATTGTTTCTTTTTTAAACCTTCCGGACCAGCCCGAAATAATGGCTTTACCCAGCGCAGGAGGGCATGAAGTTCCCGTTATTAATTTCAACGGATATATTATTTGGGGTGCCACAGCCATGATCTTGAGCGAATTCAGCCAGTTGCTGAAAAAAATGTAA
- a CDS encoding LysR family transcriptional regulator has product MVNLEWYRTFKAIYKTGTLTGAADSLFISQPGVSLHLSSLEAYVGYKLFDRTGRKMIPTERGKVLFNAIFEPLTKLEDVEKNFQKSTEKHTPTISVGMCFETFQTTLEQYVSTLPFNLIISFGEYPEMLDQLDKGILDLIITPKKGTSPNILHEAFSSEQIILVGGKDVNKESFNEVVATKGLEHVEEWLKQEKWYGTTGDMEHLFQFWIQNFGHKPNFRPNYIVPNLNSIIRCLKGGTGLAVIPDFLCKNEIESGEVKLIWEGEKKLENTLYFGCRKNTNYEEEINHIKGLFRKMMSKDEALIA; this is encoded by the coding sequence ATGGTCAATTTAGAATGGTACCGAACTTTTAAAGCAATCTATAAAACAGGAACTTTAACGGGAGCTGCAGATTCACTGTTTATCTCGCAACCCGGAGTGAGCTTGCATTTAAGTTCTCTGGAAGCTTATGTCGGATATAAATTATTCGACAGAACCGGAAGGAAAATGATTCCGACAGAAAGAGGAAAAGTTTTATTCAACGCGATTTTTGAACCTTTGACAAAGCTGGAAGATGTAGAGAAAAATTTCCAGAAATCTACTGAAAAGCATACTCCGACTATAAGTGTGGGAATGTGTTTTGAGACCTTTCAGACAACCCTGGAACAATATGTTTCGACCTTACCTTTTAATTTAATCATCAGTTTTGGGGAATATCCTGAAATGTTGGATCAACTCGATAAAGGGATTTTAGATTTGATTATTACTCCCAAAAAAGGAACTTCACCGAATATTTTACATGAAGCATTTTCTTCTGAACAGATCATTCTGGTCGGCGGAAAAGATGTAAACAAGGAAAGCTTTAATGAAGTGGTGGCTACAAAAGGCCTGGAACATGTTGAAGAATGGCTGAAGCAGGAAAAATGGTATGGAACAACGGGAGATATGGAACATCTTTTTCAGTTCTGGATCCAGAATTTTGGTCATAAACCGAATTTCCGCCCCAATTATATTGTTCCGAATTTAAATTCAATCATCCGTTGTTTGAAAGGTGGAACCGGATTAGCTGTCATTCCTGATTTTTTATGTAAAAATGAAATTGAAAGTGGTGAAGTAAAACTGATTTGGGAAGGAGAGAAAAAGCTTGAAAATACGTTGTATTTCGGATGCAGAAAAAACACGAACTACGAAGAGGAAATTAATCATATCAAAGGCTTATTCAGAAAAATGATGAGCAAGGACGAAGCTTTGATTGCTTAA
- a CDS encoding UDP-N-acetylmuramate--L-alanine ligase, with product MKTHFIAIGGSAMHNLAIALKDKGYQVTGSDDAIFEPSKSRLEKKGILPPEMGWFPEKITSDIDAVILGMHAHQDNPELAKAKELGLKIYSYPEFLYEQSKNKTRVVIAGSHGKTTITSMILHVLNFHQKDVDFMVGAQLEGFDCMVKLTQDNDFMVLEGDEYLSSPIDLRSKFLLYQPNIALMSGIAWDHINVFKTFDDYIEQFRRFVASITPGGILVYNEEDAEVVKVVEDAENYFRKIPYKTPEYEISNGKVYLKTEMGDVPLSVFGAHNLLNLEGARHICQTLGIMDEDFYEAIMSFKGASKRLERVEREDKGTLYKDFAHAPSKVKAVVKAFCEQFKNEKKYGFLELHTYSSLNPAFLEQYDHAMDGLDHAVVFYSEDALKIKRMEPISAELIKEKFKNENLKVFTNAEELHAYWNTLDKTQGVYLMMSSGNFGGLDLTK from the coding sequence TTGAAAACCCACTTCATAGCAATTGGAGGAAGCGCGATGCACAATCTTGCCATTGCATTAAAAGACAAAGGATATCAGGTAACAGGTTCGGATGATGCCATTTTTGAACCTTCAAAATCAAGATTGGAAAAAAAGGGAATTTTACCCCCGGAAATGGGCTGGTTTCCTGAAAAGATCACTTCCGATATTGACGCTGTAATTCTTGGTATGCATGCCCACCAGGACAATCCTGAGTTGGCAAAAGCAAAAGAACTGGGTTTAAAAATTTATTCATATCCTGAATTCCTTTACGAACAGTCAAAAAATAAGACCAGAGTAGTTATTGCAGGTTCGCACGGGAAAACTACCATCACTTCTATGATTCTTCATGTGTTGAACTTTCATCAGAAAGATGTGGATTTCATGGTGGGAGCTCAGCTGGAAGGTTTCGATTGCATGGTAAAGCTGACTCAGGACAACGATTTTATGGTATTAGAAGGTGATGAATACCTTTCCTCTCCTATCGATCTTCGTTCAAAATTCTTGCTTTATCAGCCGAATATTGCTTTAATGAGTGGAATTGCATGGGATCATATTAATGTTTTTAAAACATTTGATGACTATATCGAGCAGTTCAGAAGATTTGTTGCCAGTATTACTCCAGGCGGAATCTTGGTTTATAATGAAGAAGATGCTGAAGTCGTAAAAGTAGTGGAAGATGCTGAAAATTACTTCAGAAAAATCCCTTACAAAACGCCTGAATATGAAATCAGCAACGGAAAAGTCTACCTTAAAACCGAAATGGGTGATGTTCCGCTTTCTGTATTTGGAGCACATAATTTACTAAACCTTGAAGGGGCAAGACATATTTGCCAGACTTTAGGCATTATGGATGAAGATTTCTATGAAGCGATTATGAGCTTTAAGGGGGCTTCAAAACGTCTGGAAAGAGTAGAAAGAGAAGATAAAGGAACCCTTTACAAAGATTTTGCACACGCTCCCAGCAAAGTAAAAGCTGTTGTAAAAGCTTTCTGCGAACAATTTAAAAATGAGAAAAAATACGGTTTCCTTGAACTTCACACCTATTCAAGCCTTAATCCTGCATTTTTAGAGCAATATGATCATGCGATGGATGGATTGGATCATGCGGTGGTATTTTATTCTGAAGATGCTTTGAAAATTAAGAGAATGGAGCCTATCTCCGCTGAATTAATCAAAGAAAAATTCAAAAACGAAAATCTAAAAGTTTTCACCAATGCGGAAGAACTTCACGCCTATTGGAATACTCTTGACAAAACCCAAGGCGTTTACCTGATGATGAGCTCGGGTAACTTCGGAGGGCTTGATTTAACGAAATAA
- a CDS encoding alpha/beta fold hydrolase, protein MKNTFFFILSVLSVFCFGQVKSVKIDTILAPDIGGIKQVIEIKTDDSNKPVLLFLSGGPGSSMIKNAEVFTNLLKDRFTLVQWDQRDAGKTLELNPSPNQPSVAQMEKDTYEVINFLTKELKQKKIYLLGSSWGNVLGFNMVKNHPELLHAYFAVNPVVSQLKSEKELLKTLKVQFKENPVANKELTNVHIPFTKDEDLFYLRKWLFYREGKEYVLSDDFKKGFLEWSKTWSPVWNEVMTIDLRKTLQKVDCPIYFFVGENDIQTSTAITKEYFKQLKAPKKGLFLFENSGHQIHKDEPQKFQNTIIEVIN, encoded by the coding sequence ATGAAAAACACTTTCTTTTTTATTTTATCAGTATTGTCAGTATTTTGTTTTGGACAGGTAAAATCAGTTAAAATTGATACGATTCTAGCTCCGGATATCGGAGGAATAAAACAAGTGATAGAAATAAAAACAGATGACTCTAATAAACCGGTACTTTTATTTTTATCCGGGGGACCCGGAAGTTCTATGATAAAAAACGCAGAAGTTTTTACCAACCTTTTAAAGGATAGATTCACTCTTGTTCAATGGGATCAGAGAGATGCGGGGAAAACATTAGAATTGAATCCTTCACCCAATCAACCATCAGTCGCGCAGATGGAAAAAGATACTTATGAAGTGATCAATTTCCTTACAAAAGAACTGAAACAGAAGAAAATATATTTATTGGGAAGTTCTTGGGGAAATGTTTTAGGTTTTAATATGGTTAAAAATCATCCTGAACTTTTGCATGCCTATTTTGCTGTCAATCCTGTTGTCAGCCAGTTGAAGAGTGAAAAAGAATTGCTTAAAACACTGAAAGTTCAGTTTAAAGAAAATCCTGTTGCCAATAAAGAATTGACAAACGTACACATTCCTTTTACTAAGGATGAGGATTTATTTTATTTAAGAAAGTGGCTTTTTTATAGAGAAGGTAAAGAATATGTATTAAGTGATGATTTTAAAAAAGGTTTTCTTGAGTGGTCAAAAACTTGGTCGCCTGTATGGAATGAAGTAATGACTATCGATTTACGAAAGACTTTACAAAAAGTTGATTGCCCCATTTATTTTTTTGTTGGTGAAAATGATATTCAAACCTCCACTGCTATTACAAAAGAATATTTTAAGCAGTTGAAAGCTCCGAAGAAAGGTTTGTTTCTATTTGAAAATTCAGGGCATCAGATTCATAAAGATGAACCTCAAAAATTTCAGAATACCATCATAGAAGTAATAAATTAA
- a CDS encoding lysophospholipid acyltransferase family protein produces MAKKNIFTDAFGTPYFLKRLIIFILGFVSYRRFNGFNKLKITGTEHLVDLPDSNVLFVSNHQTYFADVAAMYHAFCAVNNGYLNTIKNPIYLLNPKIDFYYVAAEETMNKGILPKIFKIAGAVTVKRTWRSEGKNVNRMVDMSEIDNIMKALDNGWVATFPQGTTSAFAQGRKGTAKLIKNQRPIVIPIKINGFRRAFDKKGLRVKVTGVKPTMEFKAPLDIDYDKENAQEILVKIMTAIEQTEDFNVLHSYDEEIKAKKLEQKNSAN; encoded by the coding sequence ATGGCGAAGAAAAACATTTTCACCGATGCATTCGGTACACCTTATTTTTTAAAAAGATTAATTATTTTTATTCTGGGATTTGTTTCCTATAGAAGGTTCAATGGCTTTAATAAATTAAAAATAACAGGTACTGAACACCTTGTGGATCTTCCGGATTCAAATGTCTTGTTTGTGTCTAACCATCAAACCTATTTCGCGGATGTAGCGGCAATGTATCATGCCTTTTGTGCTGTAAATAACGGATATTTAAATACCATTAAAAATCCTATTTACCTGCTTAATCCTAAAATCGATTTTTACTATGTAGCCGCCGAAGAAACCATGAACAAAGGCATTCTTCCCAAAATTTTTAAAATAGCCGGAGCAGTTACCGTAAAAAGAACATGGAGATCGGAAGGTAAAAACGTCAACAGGATGGTGGATATGAGTGAAATTGATAATATCATGAAAGCTCTGGATAACGGATGGGTTGCCACCTTTCCCCAAGGGACTACCTCAGCATTTGCCCAGGGAAGAAAAGGTACCGCTAAACTGATAAAAAACCAGCGCCCTATCGTAATTCCCATTAAAATAAACGGATTCAGACGCGCTTTTGATAAAAAGGGGCTCAGAGTAAAAGTAACGGGGGTAAAGCCTACTATGGAATTTAAAGCACCTCTTGACATCGATTATGATAAAGAGAATGCACAGGAGATTTTAGTAAAAATCATGACTGCTATTGAGCAAACAGAAGATTTCAATGTATTGCACAGCTATGATGAAGAGATTAAAGCTAAAAAATTGGAACAAAAGAATTCTGCTAATTAA